The following are encoded together in the Bradyrhizobium quebecense genome:
- the ppx gene encoding exopolyphosphatase, whose product MKRPRKRGSSVAVIDIGSNSVRLVVYEGLTRSLIPIFNEKTLCGLGREVQSTGLLAPDAVDKALTSLKRFRALCRVMQVGRVFAIATAACRDASNGPDFIAKAERICAVKIEILSGPREARLSALGVISGIHHPDGIVGDLGGGSLELIDVRKNSVRSGVTLPLGGLALQDLAHKSLKRADRIVREELDEVPQLTAGRGRTFYAVGGTWRALARIHIIQSGYPLQVMHGYSISAAEALDFSRRLRRLAAADMLADIEIVADARRPLLTYAALVLEHIIRVAKPKSIVFSTFGVREGLLHEKLSESERNKDGLICAAEELNQLLSRSAKHARELIAWTDRLARVVKLRETEEDRRLRHTACLLSDIGWRVHPDHRGEQTLSLVVNGNFGAITHTERAFVGLSVFYRYAGLSEENQPPVTMQELLTPAQLERARLLGAAFRVAHLISAARPGVLPATHFRSQGRNLMLVSEHRLVDLVADRVGSRFRALARLIGRSGSIVRR is encoded by the coding sequence GTGAAGCGGCCGCGTAAGCGCGGCTCGAGCGTCGCGGTCATCGATATCGGTTCCAACTCGGTCCGTCTCGTCGTCTACGAGGGACTGACGCGGAGCCTCATTCCGATCTTCAACGAGAAGACGCTGTGCGGCCTCGGGCGCGAGGTGCAGAGCACGGGCCTGCTTGCGCCCGATGCCGTCGACAAGGCGCTGACCTCGCTGAAGCGGTTCCGGGCCCTGTGCCGCGTCATGCAGGTCGGTCGCGTGTTTGCGATTGCGACCGCAGCCTGCCGCGATGCCTCCAACGGCCCCGACTTCATCGCGAAAGCCGAGCGCATCTGCGCCGTGAAGATCGAAATCCTGTCGGGCCCGCGCGAGGCACGGCTGTCGGCGCTCGGCGTGATCTCCGGCATCCATCATCCCGACGGCATCGTCGGCGATCTCGGCGGCGGCTCGCTCGAGCTGATCGATGTGCGCAAGAACAGCGTGCGCAGCGGCGTGACGCTGCCGCTCGGCGGCCTCGCGCTCCAGGACCTCGCGCACAAATCGCTCAAGCGCGCCGACCGCATCGTGCGCGAGGAGCTCGACGAGGTGCCGCAGCTCACCGCCGGCCGCGGCCGCACCTTCTACGCCGTCGGCGGCACTTGGCGCGCGCTTGCGCGCATCCACATCATCCAGAGCGGCTATCCGCTCCAGGTGATGCACGGCTACTCCATTTCCGCAGCTGAAGCGCTCGACTTTTCGCGTCGTCTCCGCCGGCTTGCGGCCGCCGACATGCTGGCCGACATCGAGATCGTCGCGGATGCCAGGCGCCCGCTCCTCACCTATGCGGCGCTGGTGCTCGAGCACATCATCCGCGTGGCGAAACCCAAGTCCATCGTGTTCTCGACCTTCGGCGTGCGCGAGGGCCTCTTGCACGAGAAACTGTCGGAATCCGAGCGCAACAAGGACGGGCTGATCTGCGCCGCGGAAGAGCTCAATCAGCTGCTGTCGCGTTCGGCAAAGCACGCCCGCGAGCTGATCGCCTGGACCGACCGCCTCGCGCGCGTGGTGAAGCTGCGCGAGACCGAAGAGGACCGCCGCTTGCGCCACACCGCGTGCCTGCTCTCCGACATCGGCTGGCGCGTGCATCCCGACCATCGCGGCGAGCAGACGCTGAGCCTGGTCGTCAACGGCAATTTCGGCGCAATCACCCACACCGAGCGCGCCTTCGTCGGCCTGTCCGTGTTCTACCGCTATGCGGGCCTGAGCGAGGAGAACCAGCCGCCGGTGACCATGCAGGAGCTGCTGACACCGGCCCAGCTCGAACGCGCCCGTCTGCTGGGCGCGGCGTTCCGCGTCGCCCATCTGATCTCGGCGGCACGCCCGGGTGTGCTGCCGGCCACGCATTTCCGCAGCCAGGGCCGCAATCTGATGCTGGTGTCCGAGCACCGGCTCGTCGACCTCGTCGCCGACCGCGTCGGCAGCCGCTTCCGCGCCCTCGCCCGCCTGATCGGCCGCTCCGGCTCGATCGTGCGACGCTAG
- a CDS encoding PepSY-associated TM helix domain-containing protein, with amino-acid sequence MLGGIVVVLIGLTGSFIVFYREIDAALNPALYTPAGREREATLSEVMRAAAAADPAPIATILAPDRTWPVWVVIHAHETAKGRDPNRWTTMVDPSNGKVLGRRDYINAFSLKVYRLHYTLLLYEWWGKELVGVAGFMLLGLAMSGLILWWPRPGRFWRSVSVRRDVSLLRFVFDVHGTAGFWALLALTVISMTGVGIIFPDVVRPIVGLVSQPTADPSPRIEAPPPAGTPPLSPDAIMRNAQSAKPGIAVAMLNPPTETRNTWRVQCRAEGADPALRARGAIWLDPWSGAVVHDRTSAAMSMGDRYLAEQLWIHNGATFGLIGRLLVFAAGFAPLALFISGAIMWLKKRPGRIRTGSPV; translated from the coding sequence TTGCTCGGCGGCATCGTCGTGGTGCTGATCGGCCTCACGGGAAGCTTCATCGTCTTCTATCGGGAAATCGACGCCGCCCTGAACCCGGCGCTTTACACTCCCGCCGGTCGGGAACGAGAGGCTACGTTGAGCGAGGTGATGCGCGCGGCCGCGGCAGCGGATCCCGCGCCGATTGCCACGATCCTCGCGCCGGATCGGACCTGGCCGGTCTGGGTCGTGATACATGCGCATGAAACTGCGAAAGGCCGCGACCCGAATCGCTGGACGACCATGGTCGATCCTTCGAACGGGAAGGTGCTCGGGCGGCGTGACTACATCAACGCGTTCTCCCTCAAGGTTTATCGTCTGCACTACACGCTGCTGCTCTACGAGTGGTGGGGCAAAGAGCTGGTCGGCGTTGCCGGGTTCATGCTGCTCGGCCTGGCCATGTCAGGCCTCATCTTGTGGTGGCCGAGGCCGGGTCGATTCTGGCGATCGGTGTCGGTCCGCAGGGACGTTTCGCTGCTTCGATTTGTTTTCGACGTCCACGGCACGGCCGGCTTTTGGGCGCTGCTCGCGCTCACGGTGATCTCGATGACCGGCGTCGGGATCATTTTTCCCGACGTCGTGCGTCCCATCGTTGGCCTTGTGTCGCAACCGACAGCCGATCCGTCGCCGCGGATCGAAGCGCCGCCCCCCGCAGGGACACCGCCGCTATCACCTGATGCGATCATGCGGAACGCGCAATCGGCCAAGCCGGGCATAGCGGTTGCCATGCTGAACCCGCCCACCGAAACGCGCAACACCTGGCGGGTGCAGTGCCGGGCGGAGGGTGCCGATCCCGCGCTACGTGCCCGGGGAGCGATCTGGCTCGATCCATGGAGTGGCGCGGTGGTGCACGATCGCACTTCGGCCGCGATGTCGATGGGGGATCGCTATCTGGCCGAACAGCTCTGGATCCATAACGGCGCGACGTTCGGGCTGATCGGGCGCCTGTTGGTGTTCGCAGCCGGCTTCGCACCTCTCGCCCTGTTCATCAGCGGCGCGATCATGTGGCTCAAGAAACGTCCGGGAAGGATCAGGACCGGCTCGCCGGTCTAG
- a CDS encoding IS91 family transposase — MTRSDIRSNRPAIEIADILCRHGDAYRRVHAGHLGRVERRVMSAIVACRTEALGGHMQACDDCGTTRVAYNSCRNRHCPKCQGRARAAWLAARQADLLPVPYFHVVFTLPAPIAAIAFQNKAVVYAILFKAAAEAMTTLAANPRRLGGAIGGVAVLHTWGQTLMHHPHVHCVVPGGGLSPDGARWTACRPNFFLAVKPLSRLFRTLFLKRLSAAFNSGALRFFGDLGALAEPAAFAAHLDAMRRINWVVYAKRPFGGPAQVLAYLGRYTHRVAIANSRLVALDDDHVAFSWKDYRQNSATKIMNLKPDEFIRRFLLHTLPDGFHRIRHFGFMANRHRAAKLALCRELLDHERTAPNDGQPSPVDSEAQTRAEVPACPDCGGVMRIIERFRHSFRRPSPRTSPFRCDTS, encoded by the coding sequence ATGACCCGCTCCGACATCCGCTCCAACAGGCCCGCCATCGAGATTGCCGATATTCTGTGCCGGCATGGCGACGCCTATCGCCGTGTACATGCCGGTCATCTGGGGCGGGTCGAGCGGCGCGTGATGAGCGCGATCGTTGCGTGCCGGACCGAGGCGCTCGGCGGCCACATGCAGGCTTGCGACGACTGCGGCACGACACGCGTTGCCTATAATTCCTGCCGCAATCGGCACTGTCCGAAGTGTCAGGGGAGAGCCCGAGCCGCGTGGCTCGCCGCGCGTCAAGCCGACCTGCTTCCGGTTCCCTATTTCCACGTCGTCTTTACACTTCCCGCACCGATCGCCGCGATCGCTTTCCAGAACAAGGCCGTCGTCTATGCCATCCTGTTCAAGGCTGCCGCCGAGGCGATGACGACGCTCGCCGCCAATCCACGCCGGCTCGGCGGTGCGATCGGCGGCGTCGCCGTCCTCCACACCTGGGGACAGACGCTGATGCATCATCCCCACGTCCATTGCGTCGTTCCGGGTGGCGGCCTCTCGCCCGATGGCGCGCGCTGGACCGCTTGCCGACCGAACTTCTTCCTGGCCGTCAAACCGTTGTCCAGACTATTTCGCACACTTTTTCTCAAACGTCTGTCGGCAGCCTTCAACTCCGGTGCCTTGCGTTTCTTCGGCGATCTCGGAGCTCTGGCCGAGCCGGCTGCCTTTGCGGCCCACCTCGACGCCATGCGACGCATCAACTGGGTTGTTTACGCCAAGCGGCCCTTCGGCGGACCCGCACAGGTCCTGGCCTATCTCGGCCGCTACACCCATCGCGTCGCGATCGCCAACAGCCGGCTCGTCGCACTCGACGACGATCATGTCGCCTTCTCATGGAAGGACTATCGCCAAAACAGCGCGACAAAGATCATGAATCTCAAGCCCGATGAGTTCATTCGCCGTTTCCTGCTTCATACGCTGCCTGACGGCTTCCACCGCATCCGCCACTTCGGCTTCATGGCCAACCGCCATCGCGCTGCCAAGCTCGCCCTTTGCCGCGAACTTCTCGATCATGAGCGAACAGCCCCAAACGATGGCCAGCCGTCGCCTGTGGATTCGGAGGCTCAAACCCGGGCCGAGGTTCCTGCCTGTCCCGATTGTGGTGGCGTCATGCGCATCATTGAGCGCTTTCGACATAGCTTCAGACGCCCCAGCCCTCGAACATCACCGTTCCGATGCGACACATCGTGA
- a CDS encoding IS1380 family transposase, with product MTDDTILPFSFPAVHAKKVTAALDGGRLTSNGGVMLLAMAERRLGLANNLARVFPDRRDPTRVVHSLVDMFRARMFAICCGYEDADDLDHLRSDPAFKLACGRLPDSGRDLCSQPTLSRLENAPRLRDVIRLTYTLVDAWMDSYPREPASVTLDIDDTCDVVHGHQQLSLFNAHYDERCFLPIHVYDTEKSRPVAVVLRPGKTPGGVEVRAHLRRLIRHIRTRWHKTRITFRGDGHYARPEAMTWCENNGIDYIFGLSGTKPLARKVDEVADNIRTRRAIENLPVLRGYTETRHKAKSWDHERRTVARIEATMLGLDIRFVVTSLDVGSAEWIYDSLYCARGQAENLIKLHKTQLASDRTSCRSALANQVRLVLHTAAYWLMLTVRGAIPKVRELATAEFATLRLRLLKIAARVVETASRIRLAFAAACPEADLFRSKPGALLPLGP from the coding sequence ATGACCGATGATACGATTCTGCCCTTCTCGTTTCCAGCCGTTCACGCCAAGAAAGTCACAGCTGCCTTGGATGGCGGTCGGCTGACCTCGAACGGGGGCGTGATGCTTCTGGCGATGGCCGAGCGGCGTCTCGGTTTGGCCAACAATTTGGCCCGGGTGTTCCCGGATCGGCGCGATCCGACGCGGGTCGTGCACAGCCTTGTCGATATGTTCCGCGCGCGCATGTTCGCGATCTGCTGCGGCTACGAGGACGCCGACGACCTCGATCATCTGCGGTCCGATCCCGCATTCAAGCTGGCCTGCGGACGGCTGCCGGACAGCGGTCGCGATCTGTGTTCCCAACCGACGCTGTCGCGCCTGGAGAATGCTCCGCGCCTGCGCGACGTGATCCGACTGACCTACACTTTGGTCGACGCATGGATGGATAGCTACCCGCGCGAGCCGGCATCCGTCACGCTCGACATCGATGATACCTGCGATGTCGTCCACGGCCATCAGCAGCTCTCGCTGTTCAACGCTCATTATGACGAACGCTGCTTCCTGCCGATCCACGTCTACGACACGGAGAAGAGCCGGCCCGTGGCGGTCGTGCTGCGGCCCGGCAAGACGCCTGGCGGGGTCGAGGTGCGTGCCCATCTGCGCCGCCTGATACGGCATATCCGGACGCGGTGGCACAAGACGCGAATTACGTTCCGTGGCGACGGGCACTATGCTCGGCCGGAGGCCATGACGTGGTGCGAGAACAACGGCATCGACTACATCTTCGGTCTGTCCGGTACCAAGCCTCTCGCCAGAAAAGTCGACGAGGTCGCCGACAACATTCGCACGCGACGCGCCATCGAGAACCTGCCTGTTCTGCGCGGCTATACCGAGACGCGCCACAAGGCAAAGTCCTGGGATCACGAACGGCGCACTGTCGCCCGTATTGAGGCGACGATGCTCGGCCTCGACATCCGCTTCGTCGTCACCAGCCTCGATGTCGGCTCGGCCGAGTGGATCTACGACAGCCTGTATTGCGCGCGCGGCCAAGCCGAAAATCTGATCAAGCTGCATAAGACGCAGCTCGCCTCCGATCGCACCAGTTGCCGTTCGGCGCTCGCCAACCAGGTCCGTCTCGTTCTCCACACCGCCGCTTATTGGTTGATGCTTACCGTGCGCGGCGCCATTCCCAAAGTCCGCGAATTGGCCACTGCCGAGTTCGCGACGCTGCGTCTTCGTCTCTTGAAAATCGCAGCCCGGGTCGTCGAAACCGCGAGCCGCATTCGCCTTGCGTTCGCCGCGGCATGCCCCGAAGCCGACCTCTTCCGCAGCAAGCCCGGCGCGCTGCTCCCGCTCGGCCCGTAA
- a CDS encoding DUF3892 domain-containing protein, whose amino-acid sequence MTRRITCITRLPNHKDRHRRIQAVGGSGWQDLEETAIANVRRDKSSYEVTEQGKTVKVTVKKHDGREYLKTANDRFLPDNLLSLPDCP is encoded by the coding sequence ATGACTCGCCGCATTACCTGCATTACCAGGCTGCCTAACCATAAAGACCGCCATCGGCGTATTCAAGCAGTCGGTGGTTCAGGATGGCAAGACTTGGAAGAAACAGCCATTGCAAACGTCAGACGCGACAAAAGCTCTTATGAGGTCACTGAGCAGGGCAAGACGGTCAAGGTGACCGTCAAAAAACACGATGGTCGCGAGTACCTCAAGACCGCGAACGATCGTTTTCTTCCCGACAATCTTCTGAGTCTTCCGGATTGCCCGTGA
- a CDS encoding AAA family ATPase yields MQLSSFAHNLFKKAKVDPVANPYAPGAGSQPPELAGRSEIVSRTETTLARVKAGRHAKSFMLVGLRGVGKTVLLNRIAQIAEDDGYTATVIEAPEGKSLPELLIPCLRKILFQLDTKEKVTVAVKRGMMVLKSFAKAVKVTVGEVEIGLDIDAEKGTGDSGDLDTDLADLFEVIGAAAKARNTAVAIIIDELQYIKETEFSALIMAVHRISQKQLPLIVIGAGLPQLVGLAGKAKSYAERLFDYPEVDALNEKDAASALKEPAKREGVDWHPQALKLAVQLTRGYPYFLQEWGYHSWNAAKAGSGKITTKDVKAASEAARSNLDDSFFRVRFDRVSPREKDYMFAMAALGPGAHRSGDIATELGVPVESVAPVRSSLIKKGMVYSPAHGDTAFTVPMFNEYLIRIGR; encoded by the coding sequence ATGCAACTTAGCTCATTTGCCCATAATTTGTTTAAGAAAGCTAAAGTGGACCCAGTTGCGAACCCATATGCTCCAGGTGCCGGGAGCCAGCCGCCCGAGCTTGCCGGTCGTAGCGAGATTGTCAGCCGGACCGAAACAACACTTGCTCGTGTTAAAGCGGGGCGACATGCGAAGAGCTTTATGTTGGTCGGGCTCCGGGGCGTCGGAAAGACAGTTCTGCTGAATCGAATTGCCCAGATCGCTGAGGATGATGGCTACACCGCTACGGTGATTGAGGCGCCAGAAGGCAAGTCTCTGCCGGAGCTTCTAATCCCATGCTTGCGAAAGATTCTGTTCCAACTCGACACCAAGGAAAAAGTCACCGTCGCGGTAAAGCGCGGAATGATGGTGCTGAAGTCATTTGCCAAAGCGGTTAAGGTTACGGTGGGCGAGGTGGAAATTGGTTTGGACATCGACGCAGAGAAAGGTACCGGCGACAGTGGGGACCTCGACACAGACCTGGCTGATCTCTTCGAGGTAATTGGCGCCGCTGCTAAAGCAAGGAATACTGCGGTAGCGATAATCATCGACGAGCTTCAATACATCAAAGAGACTGAGTTCAGCGCTCTCATTATGGCCGTTCATCGCATTTCGCAGAAACAGTTACCCCTAATCGTGATCGGTGCGGGCTTGCCTCAGTTGGTCGGCCTTGCGGGCAAAGCAAAATCATACGCTGAGCGTCTCTTTGACTACCCAGAGGTGGACGCACTGAACGAAAAAGATGCCGCAAGCGCTTTGAAGGAACCCGCAAAGCGAGAGGGCGTCGACTGGCATCCTCAGGCGCTCAAACTGGCGGTCCAGCTAACACGCGGATATCCATATTTTCTTCAGGAGTGGGGATACCACTCTTGGAATGCGGCCAAAGCCGGCTCCGGTAAAATCACAACTAAAGATGTAAAGGCAGCTAGCGAAGCAGCGAGGTCTAACCTCGACGACAGCTTCTTCCGTGTGAGATTCGATCGCGTTTCGCCTCGCGAGAAGGATTACATGTTTGCCATGGCAGCGCTTGGGCCGGGAGCTCATCGCTCAGGCGATATCGCAACCGAACTCGGAGTTCCGGTCGAAAGCGTTGCTCCAGTTAGAAGCTCCCTGATAAAAAAGGGAATGGTGTATAGCCCGGCTCATGGTGATACGGCGTTCACCGTGCCGATGTTCAACGAATATTTGATTCGGATCGGCCGCTAG
- a CDS encoding IS110 family transposase — translation MNEVSTIGLDLAKYVFQDHGADATGKVVFRKQLRRNKLLAFFAEQPACLVAMEACSGAHYWAREIGKLGHEVRLIPPAYVKPFVKRQKNDMADAEAICEAAQRPTMRFVPVKSEEQQASAVVFRTRDLLIRQRTQAINALRGHLAEYGVIMAKGTAHVGELVERAMDPKTNVPEAARFVLDILIKTMVTLEMQIKKLDSEITHRARKEKDARRLMTIPGVGPMTATALLALAPAAGSFRCGRDFAAWLGLTPLQRSTGGKQKLGATSKMGERTLRRLLIIGATAVVQQARRRGTSPSSWLGRMVARKPPMLVATALANKMARVVWALMANGGVYKAPAVAA, via the coding sequence GTGAACGAAGTTAGCACGATTGGACTAGATTTAGCGAAGTATGTCTTTCAAGACCATGGAGCCGATGCCACCGGAAAGGTCGTTTTTCGCAAACAGCTGCGCCGGAATAAGCTGCTGGCATTCTTTGCCGAGCAGCCGGCTTGCCTCGTGGCGATGGAAGCCTGCTCGGGCGCGCATTACTGGGCTCGTGAGATTGGCAAGCTCGGCCATGAAGTGCGGCTGATCCCACCGGCTTACGTGAAGCCCTTCGTCAAGCGGCAGAAGAACGACATGGCCGATGCAGAGGCGATCTGTGAAGCAGCGCAGAGGCCGACCATGCGTTTCGTTCCCGTCAAGAGTGAAGAGCAGCAAGCGAGCGCGGTGGTGTTTCGGACCCGCGACTTGCTGATCCGGCAGCGGACCCAGGCGATCAATGCTTTGCGTGGTCATCTCGCCGAATACGGGGTGATCATGGCAAAGGGAACGGCCCATGTCGGAGAGCTTGTCGAGCGCGCAATGGATCCAAAAACAAATGTGCCCGAAGCGGCACGGTTCGTACTCGACATATTGATCAAGACGATGGTGACGCTGGAAATGCAGATCAAGAAACTCGACAGCGAGATCACCCATCGCGCCCGAAAAGAAAAAGATGCCCGCCGTTTAATGACAATCCCAGGCGTGGGACCAATGACGGCGACGGCGTTGCTTGCCCTTGCGCCTGCCGCCGGAAGCTTCCGGTGCGGACGCGACTTCGCCGCATGGCTGGGGTTGACCCCGTTGCAGCGCTCCACGGGCGGCAAACAGAAGCTGGGTGCGACGTCGAAAATGGGGGAGCGAACGTTGCGACGGTTACTTATCATCGGCGCGACTGCGGTCGTGCAGCAGGCACGGCGGCGAGGCACTTCACCGTCATCGTGGCTCGGGCGCATGGTTGCCCGCAAGCCACCTATGCTGGTAGCCACCGCTCTTGCAAACAAGATGGCCCGCGTCGTCTGGGCTCTGATGGCCAACGGTGGGGTCTATAAAGCTCCGGCTGTGGCGGCATAG
- a CDS encoding phasin family protein: MATTHKDKPRGKPRQRSRKADQRNQKPDDQQQSPKLAQRGEDRIGAMVASIDTVTNGGTAPAEPPSSGAPAPADVPLIGEVAPTDAPPIGAVTPADNWPVSIQTITNAYRDYTKRSLEETGSFVEKLMAARSFDKAIEVQTEFARQAYANFVAESQKICELYSELAKQIILRPWEGLRGEDDPNRALGSRSGS; encoded by the coding sequence ATGGCGACGACCCACAAAGATAAGCCGCGCGGTAAGCCACGCCAGCGCAGCCGGAAGGCGGACCAGCGAAACCAGAAACCTGATGATCAACAGCAGAGCCCGAAGCTCGCCCAGCGGGGTGAGGATCGAATCGGCGCAATGGTCGCGTCAATTGACACCGTCACGAACGGCGGAACTGCGCCGGCGGAGCCTCCCTCAAGCGGCGCACCCGCCCCGGCGGATGTGCCCTTGATCGGCGAAGTCGCACCGACGGATGCTCCCCCAATCGGCGCAGTCACACCGGCGGACAACTGGCCAGTCAGTATTCAAACTATCACGAATGCCTACAGAGACTATACCAAGAGGTCGCTCGAGGAGACCGGGTCCTTTGTCGAGAAGCTCATGGCTGCGCGGTCGTTCGATAAGGCGATTGAGGTTCAGACCGAATTCGCAAGGCAGGCTTATGCAAACTTTGTGGCTGAGTCACAGAAGATTTGTGAACTCTACAGCGAACTTGCCAAGCAGATCATCCTCAGGCCTTGGGAAGGGCTTCGCGGCGAAGATGACCCAAACCGGGCGCTAGGATCTCGCAGCGGCAGTTAA
- a CDS encoding CopG family transcriptional regulator: MVDNVRELRPRIPDTEKITINLGYVDLGQVDLMVQEGFYSNRTDFIRTAIRNQLERHADVVKQSTVRKGLDLGVRNYSREDLEAARRAGEMLHINVLGLATIAQDVTPELAGATIASVSVLGALHATPAVKAALSDRTR; encoded by the coding sequence ATGGTCGACAATGTGCGCGAGCTGCGACCTCGGATCCCCGATACAGAGAAGATCACGATCAACCTTGGCTATGTCGATCTGGGTCAGGTCGATCTGATGGTGCAGGAAGGGTTCTATTCGAACCGCACGGATTTCATCCGGACGGCCATCCGCAACCAGCTCGAACGCCACGCGGACGTCGTGAAGCAGTCGACGGTCCGAAAGGGCTTGGACTTGGGCGTGCGGAACTACAGCCGCGAGGATCTCGAAGCGGCGCGGCGCGCCGGCGAGATGCTGCACATCAACGTGCTGGGTCTCGCGACCATCGCCCAGGACGTCACCCCCGAGCTGGCCGGCGCCACCATTGCTTCGGTCTCGGTGCTCGGTGCCCTTCACGCCACTCCCGCGGTCAAGGCCGCCCTCTCCGACAGAACAAGGTGA
- a CDS encoding alpha/beta hydrolase family esterase, with protein sequence MLSQNLISEATRLTLTGQLVEATALLQRMLRGESPEPSHARVSPARLEPPTIDVKASIVEEKESRRTTRVSPAPLQSFDRLKDFPGLNLRGPMTRAPPATTDIAPQGTRFIAGTFRSANGSRNYKLFVPSRSQEKPLPLVVMLHGCTQSPDEFAAGTRMNFLAEERNCFVVYPEQPSGANQAKCWNWFRAGDQHRDGGEPSLIAGITRQVMRDYPIDPKRVYVAGLSAGGALAAIMAATHADLYAAVGIHSGLACGAASDLPSAFVAMRQGGGSEIADGGPPVPTIVFHGDRDTTVHPNNGDRIVEQSIKAAGLKAKVSDGRVPHGHAYTRTNLTDPRGRAISEHWNVHGAGHAWSGGSPAGSYTDPRGPDATREMLRFFLEHSLPG encoded by the coding sequence ATGCTGAGCCAGAACTTGATTTCCGAGGCCACGCGCCTCACGCTTACGGGCCAACTGGTCGAGGCCACCGCGCTCCTGCAGCGCATGCTCCGCGGCGAGTCGCCAGAACCGTCCCATGCTCGTGTCTCGCCAGCTCGGCTCGAGCCGCCGACCATCGACGTGAAGGCCAGCATCGTCGAGGAGAAGGAAAGCCGACGAACCACCCGGGTTTCTCCCGCTCCTTTGCAAAGCTTCGATCGCTTGAAAGACTTCCCCGGACTCAACCTGCGTGGTCCGATGACCCGCGCTCCGCCTGCCACGACGGATATCGCGCCCCAAGGCACGAGATTCATCGCAGGCACTTTCCGCAGCGCGAATGGAAGCCGGAATTACAAGCTGTTCGTCCCAAGCCGCTCCCAAGAAAAGCCGCTTCCTCTGGTCGTCATGCTTCACGGCTGCACCCAGTCGCCGGACGAATTCGCGGCCGGGACCCGGATGAATTTCCTGGCGGAAGAGCGAAATTGCTTCGTGGTCTATCCGGAGCAGCCCAGCGGAGCCAACCAGGCGAAATGCTGGAATTGGTTTCGCGCGGGCGACCAGCACCGGGACGGCGGGGAGCCTTCGCTGATCGCGGGCATCACTCGCCAGGTCATGCGGGACTATCCGATCGATCCGAAGCGGGTCTACGTCGCAGGTCTGTCGGCCGGCGGGGCGCTCGCCGCCATCATGGCAGCGACCCACGCCGATCTGTACGCGGCCGTCGGGATCCATTCCGGCCTCGCCTGCGGGGCGGCAAGCGATCTTCCCTCCGCGTTCGTCGCCATGCGGCAGGGAGGCGGGTCTGAAATTGCCGATGGTGGACCGCCAGTGCCGACCATCGTTTTCCATGGCGATCGCGACACCACGGTGCATCCGAACAACGGCGACCGGATTGTCGAGCAGTCCATCAAGGCGGCAGGTTTGAAAGCGAAGGTGAGCGACGGACGAGTGCCCCATGGGCACGCCTACACCCGCACGAACCTGACCGATCCGAGAGGGCGGGCCATCTCCGAGCATTGGAACGTTCACGGCGCCGGCCACGCCTGGTCGGGAGGCAGTCCCGCCGGCTCCTACACCGATCCCCGCGGGCCGGACGCGACGAGGGAGATGCTGCGCTTCTTCCTTGAGCATTCGCTCCCGGGTTAG
- the istB gene encoding IS21-like element helper ATPase IstB: MTGIATSVDAARVELLLNELRLPGVKAIWPKLAAQSDKEGWPAARFLAALAEHEAADRTRRRIERHMVEARLPAGKTLATFDFESVPMLSKAQAMALAAGDAWLKAGANLLLFGPPGGGKTHLGTAIGLALVENGWRVLFARTTDLVQRLQVARRELALESAIAKLDRYDLLILDDITYVSKDQAETSVLFELIAARYERRSLLITANQPFGEWGRIFPDQAMTLAAIDRLVHHATILEMNVESYRRKVALDRKRGPGRPPVHTTPNELDKTVIDAGSAA, encoded by the coding sequence ATGACCGGTATCGCTACCTCCGTCGATGCCGCCCGTGTCGAGCTGCTTCTCAATGAGCTCCGCCTGCCGGGCGTCAAGGCGATCTGGCCGAAGCTCGCCGCACAGTCGGACAAGGAAGGGTGGCCTGCCGCCCGCTTCCTCGCCGCCCTTGCCGAGCACGAGGCGGCCGATCGCACCCGCCGTCGGATCGAGCGACACATGGTGGAAGCGCGTTTGCCCGCCGGCAAGACGCTCGCCACCTTCGACTTCGAAAGCGTGCCGATGCTATCAAAGGCACAGGCGATGGCGCTCGCCGCTGGCGACGCCTGGTTGAAGGCCGGCGCCAATTTGCTCTTGTTCGGTCCACCGGGCGGCGGCAAGACCCATCTCGGCACGGCGATCGGCCTGGCTCTCGTCGAGAACGGTTGGCGCGTTCTCTTCGCGCGCACCACTGATCTGGTGCAACGGCTGCAGGTCGCGCGGCGCGAGCTGGCGCTGGAGTCCGCGATCGCCAAACTCGATCGCTATGACCTCCTGATCCTCGACGACATCACATATGTGAGCAAGGATCAGGCGGAAACCAGTGTGCTGTTCGAGTTGATCGCCGCCCGCTACGAACGACGCTCGCTGCTGATCACGGCCAATCAGCCATTTGGCGAATGGGGGCGTATCTTCCCGGACCAGGCAATGACGTTGGCTGCCATCGATCGTTTGGTCCACCACGCCACGATCCTCGAGATGAACGTCGAAAGTTACCGTCGAAAAGTTGCCCTCGATCGCAAGCGCGGTCCAGGCCGGCCACCTGTTCACACGACCCCCAACGAACTCGACAAGACTGTGATTGACGCTGGCAGCGCCGCTTGA